One Pullulanibacillus sp. KACC 23026 DNA segment encodes these proteins:
- a CDS encoding helicase-related protein, which yields MRAPASIHSSPPLTSNYHSAVSPEPLPSNVDASVCRHLNPALFDTWYAPLSPKEPSVHLVSAAPPTSTAYFLDTCLSYFKKSSPFIYEYEPTLQAFITLSWRRLLKWLHSDRFSEENTAPYSQSSQIDATFDQTATHRTRGQSKKQHPTHALTQSIRNETHPAYSSSFCMPLDPDFSPNQQLQVFLAGRLLLMSECQAFPLKELEAHFKAGYLQIQQGITCVGGIPFCHRCGNHVFHQFVSHTCRRCGRKCLYCRECLEMGLVRSCTALVKWRGPSPPLLYQEVQLNWEGTLTVEQQEASDKLLHSVKARQNFLVWAVCGAGKTEVLYQTLKNMIEQGKRVAIASPRSDVILELDRRIGSVFPTLSRVAIYGDSPDDYTFTPFVLTTLHQLRRFESAFDLIVIDEVDAFPFKGNQALNTVLQRALMSDGSLVFVTATPDREMKKAYLHGRLNGIHIPIRFHRGPLPEPKFVWIGDWKKKLSRGKLHESLYKWLQERIQDKRRVFLFVPEIGDVEPMVLLLNKKQFLAEGAHSKDPMRRDKVLAFREGRHHIMVTTTILERGVTISRADVAILGAERPIFDERALVQMSGRAGRDRENPDGEVVFFHNGKTREMLRALRHIQFMNHEAMKLTR from the coding sequence TTGCGCGCCCCTGCTTCCATTCATTCTAGTCCGCCCCTTACGTCCAATTACCACTCCGCTGTTTCCCCAGAGCCGCTTCCTTCTAACGTAGACGCCTCTGTCTGTCGGCATCTAAATCCGGCCCTTTTTGATACTTGGTATGCCCCTTTATCTCCTAAAGAACCATCCGTCCATTTGGTCTCTGCTGCCCCCCCTACATCGACCGCTTATTTTCTCGATACCTGTCTTTCCTATTTTAAAAAATCCAGCCCTTTTATTTATGAGTATGAACCCACCCTTCAAGCGTTTATAACCCTTAGTTGGCGCCGCCTATTAAAATGGCTTCATTCTGACCGATTTTCGGAAGAGAACACCGCACCTTACTCTCAATCAAGCCAAATTGATGCGACGTTTGACCAAACAGCTACTCATCGAACACGCGGCCAGTCAAAGAAACAACATCCAACCCATGCATTAACCCAATCTATCCGTAATGAGACCCATCCCGCTTATTCATCGTCATTTTGCATGCCGCTTGATCCTGACTTTTCTCCCAATCAACAGCTGCAAGTCTTCCTAGCAGGACGGCTGCTGTTAATGAGTGAGTGCCAAGCGTTTCCTCTAAAAGAATTAGAGGCACATTTTAAGGCAGGTTATCTGCAAATTCAACAAGGAATTACATGTGTCGGAGGAATCCCCTTTTGTCATCGATGCGGAAATCACGTTTTTCATCAATTTGTTTCCCATACATGCAGGCGGTGCGGGAGAAAATGCCTCTATTGTCGAGAGTGTTTGGAGATGGGATTAGTCCGTTCATGTACAGCTCTTGTGAAGTGGCGGGGGCCGAGTCCGCCGCTTCTGTATCAGGAAGTACAGTTAAATTGGGAGGGGACATTGACTGTTGAACAACAGGAGGCTTCAGACAAACTGCTGCATTCAGTCAAGGCGCGGCAAAACTTCCTCGTCTGGGCAGTTTGCGGAGCAGGGAAAACAGAAGTCCTCTATCAAACCTTGAAAAATATGATTGAACAAGGGAAACGAGTAGCGATCGCGTCACCTCGTTCCGATGTTATTCTTGAACTTGATCGCCGTATAGGTTCTGTCTTTCCAACTCTTTCACGTGTGGCCATATATGGGGATTCACCTGATGACTATACCTTCACACCCTTTGTCCTGACAACGCTCCATCAGCTCAGACGGTTTGAATCGGCGTTTGATTTAATCGTGATTGATGAAGTGGATGCCTTCCCTTTTAAAGGAAACCAGGCATTGAATACCGTCTTGCAGCGAGCGCTCATGTCAGATGGCAGTCTCGTCTTTGTTACCGCTACACCTGATCGGGAAATGAAGAAAGCCTATCTCCATGGAAGGCTTAATGGGATTCATATTCCGATCCGATTTCATCGAGGGCCATTGCCGGAGCCAAAATTTGTATGGATCGGTGATTGGAAGAAGAAGCTCAGTCGTGGAAAACTGCATGAAAGTCTGTATAAATGGCTTCAAGAACGGATTCAGGATAAGCGAAGAGTCTTCCTCTTTGTCCCTGAGATTGGGGATGTTGAGCCGATGGTTTTGCTGCTGAATAAGAAACAGTTTTTGGCTGAAGGGGCTCATTCGAAGGACCCTATGAGGCGCGACAAGGTTTTGGCGTTTCGAGAAGGGCGCCATCACATTATGGTGACGACAACGATCCTAGAGCGTGGTGTGACCATTTCCCGTGCTGATGTTGCTATATTGGGGGCAGAACGTCCTATTTTTGATGAGCGAGCTTTAGTTCAAATGTCAGGTCGGGCAGGACGAGACCGAGAGAACCCAGACGGTGAGGTCGTTTTTTTTCACAATGGAAAGACCCGTGAAATGCTTCGCGCTCTACGCCATATACAATTCATGAATCATGAGGCTATGAAACTAACCCGGTAA
- a CDS encoding ComF family protein: MPVCLWCHQRPIQAVSWETLFELGPRPGFCEQCEAELVRLKGARLCQKCGRDLDQLDDQFQVNGICLDCTKWQSTPFGQALYQNRSVYLYTPHLKDLLTQLKFRGDAILIEGFRRDLRKAYWAWYKWRLAIPIPLSAERQEERTFNQSELIADCLAAPKLLALVRSGSTEKQSKRTRQERLQKLKQESLPFSVVPEFSRHLKDRHLVLIDDIYTTGVTLRLAAQALLPYAPRSISSFTLARS, from the coding sequence ATGCCAGTTTGCTTGTGGTGTCATCAGCGGCCTATTCAAGCCGTATCATGGGAAACTTTGTTTGAGCTAGGGCCTCGTCCGGGTTTTTGCGAGCAATGTGAGGCAGAGCTTGTTCGGCTAAAAGGAGCGAGGCTGTGTCAGAAATGCGGACGTGATTTAGACCAATTGGACGATCAATTTCAGGTAAACGGAATATGTCTGGATTGTACGAAATGGCAAAGTACCCCTTTTGGACAAGCGCTTTATCAGAATCGGTCGGTCTACTTGTATACCCCCCATTTAAAAGACTTATTAACACAACTGAAGTTTCGCGGTGATGCTATACTTATTGAAGGATTTAGACGGGACTTAAGGAAGGCTTATTGGGCATGGTACAAATGGCGGCTTGCGATTCCCATACCATTGAGCGCTGAACGCCAAGAGGAACGAACCTTTAATCAATCAGAGCTGATCGCAGACTGTTTGGCGGCTCCAAAACTCCTCGCGCTGGTGCGATCCGGTTCCACTGAAAAGCAGAGTAAAAGAACAAGACAAGAGCGCCTTCAGAAGTTGAAACAAGAGTCCCTGCCCTTTAGTGTGGTACCCGAGTTCAGCCGGCATTTAAAAGACAGGCACCTTGTGCTCATAGACGATATTTATACAACAGGAGTAACCTTGAGACTGGCCGCTCAAGCCCTCTTACCCTATGCCCCCCGTTCCATCTCCAGCTTTACTCTCGCCAGAAGCTAA
- the raiA gene encoding ribosome-associated translation inhibitor RaiA has translation MNFNIRGENLKVTPALRNYTEKKISKLGRYFDTPLMTDVHVNMHVHNNNQVIEVTIPLQGLLLRAEESQMDMYAAIDSVIEKLERQIRKYKTKVNRKYRQRVSRGYAQIAVGANPVSYYEDDEVVEESDFDVVRRKRFNFKPMDVDEAIMQMDMLGHDFFVFSNSVTGDTSVVYRRKDGKYGLIEKE, from the coding sequence ATGAATTTTAACATTCGCGGTGAAAATCTAAAAGTGACCCCGGCACTCCGGAACTACACGGAAAAGAAAATTTCAAAACTGGGTCGATATTTTGATACTCCCCTGATGACTGATGTTCATGTCAACATGCATGTGCACAACAACAATCAGGTGATTGAAGTCACCATTCCATTGCAAGGATTGCTCTTAAGAGCGGAGGAGTCCCAAATGGATATGTATGCGGCCATTGACTCAGTTATTGAAAAACTTGAACGGCAAATTCGAAAATATAAAACAAAAGTCAATAGGAAATATCGTCAGCGTGTGAGTCGCGGTTATGCTCAAATTGCGGTTGGAGCGAACCCTGTTTCTTATTATGAAGATGATGAGGTTGTAGAAGAATCCGATTTTGATGTTGTACGTCGCAAACGATTTAATTTTAAACCTATGGATGTCGATGAAGCTATTATGCAAATGGACATGCTTGGACATGATTTCTTTGTTTTCTCCAATTCTGTAACCGGAGACACTAGTGTCGTCTACCGTCGCAAGGATGGAAAATACGGCTTAATCGAAAAAGAATAG